A portion of the Cydia strobilella chromosome 5, ilCydStro3.1, whole genome shotgun sequence genome contains these proteins:
- the LOC134741440 gene encoding uncharacterized protein LOC134741440 yields MKDMSSLIRTPQNSLPSETQSNPDLTVMSDSEKSEASGTSRKRKDRDYCLSSQMESLLTMFQDLKQEQATSFANMESNIAQVKKQNDSAFSMLNDIRAQQTQLQGRIETLEIKEQATTSAVDNMGRQAESLQRKLLETSVEIRNIPTENTQEAIAVVEKIHTALNLDYNKCFIRSLFRARGKQNEPRPIVVEFCTVSQKTDLLRAIKNFNAANKTDKFNTGHFDCQPKNTVFINERLTPKCSQLRFLARSGVKRGDFNSSWTSGGRLFVRKQEGQPAVEITDPKQLENTQA; encoded by the coding sequence ATGAAGGACATGTCATCACTGATCCGGACACCACAAAATTCCCTGCCATCTGAAACGCAGTCTAACCCAGATCTTACTGTGATGTCGGACTCGGAAAAGTCGGAAGCCAGTGGAACATCAAGAAAGAGAAAAGACCGTGATTATTGTCTCTCCTCCCAAATGGAATCACTACTTACAATGTTTCAAGACTTAAAACAAGAACAAGCTACGAGCTTCGCTAATATGGAAAGCAATATCGCCCAAGTTAAGAAGCAAAACGACAGTGCATTCTCTATGCTGAATGACATACGTGCACAACAAACTCAAttacaaggccgtatagaaacTCTTGAAATTAAAGAACAGGCTACTACATCGGCTGTGGACAACATGGGCCGCCAAGCAGAATCGCTTCAGAGAAAACTATTAGAAACCAGTGTAGAAATACGTAATATCCCCACCGAAAACACCCAAGAGGCCATCGCCGTCGTTGAGAAAATACACACGGCTCTGAACTTGGAttacaataaatgttttattcgttcTCTGTTTCGTGCGCGCGGCAAACAAAATGAGCCAAGGCCTATAGTGGTTGAATTTTGTACTGTGTCACAAAAAACTGACCTACTTAGGGCAATCAAGAATTTTAATGCTGCTAATAAAACTGACAAATTCAATACAGGCCACTTTGACTGCCAACCTAAAAACACTGTGTTTATAAATGAGCGGCTCACACCCAAATGTAGTCAACTACGGTTCCTGGCGAGATCTGGTGTAAAAAGAGGTGACTTCAACTCCTCGTGGACCTCCGGAGGAAGACTGTTCGTGAGAAAACAAGAGGGCCAGCCAGCTGTTGAAATCACGGACCCCAAACAGCTGGAAAACACTCAAGCATGA